From Methylomonas sp. EFPC3, a single genomic window includes:
- a CDS encoding restriction endonuclease subunit S encodes MIEQLAALPTYEAYKDSGVEWLGEIPAHWNLTRLSTRFEERRQKVSDKDFLPLSVTKNGILPQLDSAAKSNDGDNRKLVKKGDFVINSRSDRKGSSGVSDRDGSVSLINIVLTPNGIDSQYCNFLLKSYAFIEEFYRMGHGIVADLWTTRYDEMKAVILGVPPLLEQTAIADFLDRKTAQIDQAVAIKEQQIDLLKERKQILIQNAVTRGLDSNVPMRDSGVDWIGEVPAHWEVTRLKYIFSETNERTKTGQEVLFSLRMEQGLVPHNDVSDKHIADDNLIDYKIIRPGQMIMNRMRAAIGIFGLADKFGLVSPDYAVFNIGQNAFPEYFLRLFKTPLIGEQFRLNSKGLGTGSSGFMRLYTENFGDIKVSLPSKEEQVNIVTYIETQSAKIDQAIAIQQQQIDKLKEYKATLINSAVTGKIRIPEVAA; translated from the coding sequence ATGATTGAGCAACTGGCGGCTTTGCCGACTTATGAGGCTTATAAGGATTCCGGTGTGGAATGGTTGGGGGAGATTCCGGCGCATTGGAATTTAACTCGCTTAAGCACACGTTTCGAAGAACGCAGGCAAAAAGTTTCTGATAAAGACTTTCTTCCCTTGTCAGTCACGAAAAATGGAATATTGCCGCAATTAGATTCTGCCGCAAAATCTAATGATGGTGACAATAGAAAATTGGTAAAAAAGGGCGACTTTGTTATCAATAGTCGATCAGATCGAAAAGGCTCTAGTGGGGTTTCCGATAGAGATGGTTCTGTTTCTCTGATTAATATTGTTTTGACACCGAATGGCATTGACTCCCAATACTGTAACTTTCTTTTGAAAAGTTACGCGTTTATTGAAGAGTTTTATCGCATGGGGCATGGAATTGTTGCCGATCTTTGGACTACTCGCTATGACGAGATGAAGGCGGTTATTTTGGGAGTTCCGCCTCTACTTGAACAAACTGCCATCGCCGATTTTCTGGACCGCAAAACCGCGCAAATCGATCAGGCCGTGGCGATCAAGGAACAACAAATCGACCTACTCAAAGAGCGCAAACAAATCCTGATTCAAAACGCCGTCACCCGTGGCCTTGACTCCAATGTGCCAATGCGCGATTCCGGTGTGGATTGGATCGGCGAGGTTCCGGCGCATTGGGAAGTGACTAGATTGAAATATATTTTTAGCGAAACTAATGAGCGTACAAAGACAGGCCAAGAGGTTTTGTTTTCTTTAAGAATGGAACAAGGACTTGTTCCGCATAACGATGTTTCGGATAAACATATAGCAGACGATAATTTGATCGATTATAAAATAATTCGTCCTGGTCAAATGATCATGAATCGAATGAGAGCTGCAATTGGTATTTTTGGGTTGGCAGATAAATTTGGATTGGTAAGTCCAGATTACGCTGTGTTTAATATAGGCCAGAATGCATTTCCAGAATATTTTTTACGCCTCTTCAAAACTCCGCTAATTGGCGAGCAATTTCGATTAAATTCAAAAGGGTTGGGCACTGGTTCATCAGGATTTATGCGCCTCTATACTGAAAACTTTGGGGATATAAAGGTATCTCTGCCGTCCAAAGAAGAACAGGTAAATATCGTCACCTATATCGAAACCCAATCCGCCAAAATCGACCAGGCCATTGCCATCCAGCAACAGCAAATTGACAAACTCAAGGAATACAAAGCCACGCTGATCAACAGCGCCGTCACTGGCAAAATCCGTATTCCTGAGGTTGCCGCATGA
- a CDS encoding PDDEXK nuclease domain-containing protein, with translation MVQCYWQIGCLIVEHEQQGQVRAAYGKQQLQMLSERLTAEFGKGLDITNLRKMRRFYLSFPIRETVSLELSWSHYKLLASIESDQARAWYQQEAIQQCWSVRALERQIDKLYYERLLSSQDKALVQAEAQQHIAHENQRQQQLRPHDVLRDPYILDFLNLPSQHLLESDLEQGLLDNLQAFLLELGKGFAFVARQQRIRTEDQDFYIDLVFYHFKLKCFLLIDLKLGKLSHQDVGQMDSYVRIYDQQQRSADDNPTIGLILCSQKSEAVVKYSVLTDSEQLFAAKYLPFLPTEAELKRELERERIKVQAELLNKTDEADDD, from the coding sequence ATGGTGCAATGCTACTGGCAGATTGGCTGTTTGATTGTCGAACATGAACAACAGGGACAGGTGCGCGCCGCCTACGGTAAGCAACAATTGCAAATGCTTTCTGAACGACTCACTGCGGAATTTGGTAAAGGCTTAGACATCACGAATTTACGTAAAATGCGACGATTTTATTTAAGCTTTCCAATTCGAGAGACAGTGTCTCTCGAATTGAGTTGGTCGCATTACAAGCTATTGGCCAGCATCGAAAGCGACCAAGCTCGCGCATGGTATCAGCAGGAAGCCATTCAGCAATGCTGGAGCGTGCGGGCACTGGAACGGCAGATCGACAAACTCTACTACGAACGCCTGTTGTCCAGTCAGGATAAAGCACTGGTTCAAGCCGAGGCGCAGCAGCATATCGCCCATGAAAACCAGCGGCAACAGCAACTGCGGCCCCATGATGTATTGCGTGACCCCTATATTCTCGATTTTTTGAACCTACCCAGCCAGCATTTGTTGGAATCCGATCTGGAACAAGGCCTGCTGGATAACCTGCAAGCCTTCCTGCTGGAATTGGGTAAAGGCTTTGCCTTTGTCGCCCGGCAACAGCGCATCCGCACCGAAGACCAGGACTTTTACATCGATCTGGTGTTTTACCATTTCAAGCTGAAGTGCTTTTTACTGATTGACCTGAAACTGGGCAAGCTCAGCCATCAAGATGTCGGCCAGATGGACAGCTATGTGCGCATCTACGACCAACAGCAACGCTCGGCGGACGACAACCCGACCATCGGCCTGATCCTGTGCAGCCAGAAAAGTGAGGCGGTCGTGAAGTATTCGGTGTTGACCGACAGCGAACAGTTGTTCGCCGCCAAATACCTGCCGTTTTTACCGACCGAAGCCGAGCTGAAACGCGAGTTGGAACGGGAGCGCATTAAAGTACAGGCGGAATTGCTGAATAAAACGGACGAGGCGGACGATGATTGA
- a CDS encoding WYL domain-containing protein has translation MNSETQPTSTLEAQSQAQRERLIFIEFRLYFLGDIGRQDLMQRFGIAPAVATRDFALYRELFPNNIDFDNKSKSYVIARTFSPAFQHSAERVLTALSRGFGDGIGGSSEPLLTCELPKVLNQPSMEILAPIARAIHQRKIVSIDYTSHSSGFSTREIAPFALVNDGLRWHVRAYDRKRPDFLDFVITRIPRSQLIEEGQVLPHELPSADIQWNRIVELDLVPHPNQEHPEIIENDYGMTDGVLHLKMRAAAAGYVLRQWIVDCSSGHSQQGNEYRLWLRNHLALYGVSSAKFAPGYEFPEV, from the coding sequence ATGAATAGCGAAACGCAACCAACATCAACCTTAGAAGCACAGAGCCAAGCTCAACGAGAACGGCTCATCTTTATTGAATTTCGTTTGTATTTTCTTGGAGACATTGGGCGCCAAGACTTAATGCAGCGGTTCGGTATAGCGCCCGCGGTTGCTACAAGAGATTTTGCCCTGTACCGCGAGCTGTTCCCGAACAACATCGATTTTGATAACAAGTCCAAATCCTACGTAATTGCACGAACATTCTCTCCGGCATTCCAACACTCTGCGGAACGTGTATTAACCGCGCTATCACGCGGATTCGGCGATGGCATCGGAGGCAGTAGCGAGCCGTTGCTGACATGCGAATTACCGAAAGTGCTTAATCAGCCTTCGATGGAAATCCTGGCACCAATTGCTCGAGCGATCCACCAACGAAAGATCGTCAGCATCGACTACACCTCACATAGCAGCGGATTTTCGACACGCGAAATCGCGCCGTTTGCTTTGGTCAATGATGGCTTGCGTTGGCACGTCCGCGCCTATGATCGTAAAAGACCCGATTTTCTGGATTTCGTCATCACTCGGATACCGAGAAGCCAGTTAATCGAAGAGGGACAGGTGTTACCTCACGAACTGCCTAGTGCAGACATTCAATGGAACAGGATCGTGGAATTGGATTTGGTGCCACACCCCAATCAGGAGCACCCCGAGATCATCGAAAACGACTATGGGATGACCGATGGCGTATTGCATTTGAAAATGAGAGCCGCCGCTGCCGGCTATGTTTTGCGGCAATGGATCGTCGATTGCTCATCCGGGCATAGCCAGCAAGGCAATGAATATCGGTTATGGTTAAGGAATCACCTGGCGCTCTACGGTGTTTCCAGTGCCAAGTTTGCCCCTGGCTATGAATTTCCCGAGGTTTGA
- a CDS encoding type I restriction endonuclease subunit R gives MVSKTSEKELEIAIEKQLTGTCLEAQKGVAEVGDLPFSPNHGYQLGLPQDFNARYAIDSKRFWAFLEHTQHEELEKLQKHGGDWQLKVLERFDKLIKKYGLLHLLKKGLGVDDATLHLMYPAPLASSSDKVKQNFADNIFSSTRQVRYSLSNTLEEIDLVLFINGLPFATMELKNPWTGQTARYHGQKQYREDRDINQPLLQFGRCLVHMAVDTDEIYMTTKLSGPHTFFLPFNKGHNYGAGNPPNPNGHKSAYLWQEVFSKESVANIIQHFVRLDGSSKEPLDKRTLFFPRYHQLDVVRKLVAHASQNGVGQTYLIQHSAGSGKSNSITWAAYQLIEAYPASLDTPGAVDLEKPLFDSVIVVTDRRLLDKQLRENIKDFSEVKNIVAPAFKSSELKSALEQGKKIIITTIQKFPFIIDGIADLSDKRFAVIIDEAHSSQSGSAHDNMNRAMGKSEQADEELDVQDKILQAMQSRKMRGNASYLAFTATPKNTTLEKFGVKQADGSFEPFHLYSMKQAIEEGFILDVLANYTTYKSYYEIQKSITDNPLFDSAKAQKKLRAYVERHQQTIAVKAEIMLDHFIPQVVNSKKLKGKAKGMVITQNIEAAIRYYRAISQLLKDRGNPFKVAIAFSGTKEVDGIEYSEAQINGFAENETRDYFDQDEYRLLIVANKYLTGFDQPKLSAMYVDKKLQGVLAVQALSRLNRAAPKWGKKTEDLFILDFFNSVDDIKTAFDPFYTATRLSEATDVNVLHELKDALDEVAVYEWFEVEQFVELYFSNADAQQLSPLIDTAADRFNQELALDELAKADFKIKAKQFVKIYGQMASIIPYEIVVWEKLFWFLKFLIPKLIVKDPNADQIDELLESVDLSSYGLERVKLNHSIGLDASETELEPQNPNLRGTHGSGEEHDPLDEIIRSFNERWFQGWGATPEEQRIKFINIADGIKAHPDFQEKYQNNPDVHTRILAFEKIFEDVILKNRRNELELYKLLANDPAFKAAMQQSLRQMVA, from the coding sequence ATGGTCAGCAAAACCTCCGAGAAAGAACTGGAAATCGCCATCGAAAAACAGCTGACCGGCACCTGTCTGGAAGCGCAAAAGGGTGTTGCCGAAGTGGGCGATCTGCCGTTCAGCCCCAACCACGGCTACCAACTTGGCTTGCCACAGGATTTCAACGCCCGTTACGCCATCGACAGCAAACGCTTTTGGGCCTTTCTGGAGCACACCCAGCATGAAGAGCTGGAAAAGTTGCAGAAACACGGCGGCGATTGGCAGCTTAAAGTGTTGGAGCGCTTCGATAAGCTGATCAAAAAATACGGCCTGCTGCATTTGCTGAAAAAGGGTTTGGGCGTCGACGATGCCACCTTGCACTTGATGTATCCAGCGCCGCTGGCCAGCAGTTCCGACAAGGTGAAGCAAAACTTCGCCGACAACATTTTCAGCAGCACTCGCCAAGTGCGCTATTCACTGAGCAATACCCTGGAAGAAATTGATCTGGTGTTGTTCATCAACGGTCTGCCGTTTGCCACGATGGAGCTGAAAAATCCCTGGACTGGCCAAACCGCGCGTTATCACGGCCAGAAACAATATCGCGAAGATCGCGACATCAATCAGCCATTGCTGCAATTCGGCCGTTGTCTGGTGCATATGGCAGTGGATACCGATGAAATCTACATGACCACCAAATTGTCCGGACCGCACACCTTCTTTTTGCCGTTTAACAAAGGCCACAACTACGGCGCCGGCAATCCGCCCAACCCAAACGGCCACAAAAGTGCGTATTTATGGCAGGAGGTGTTTAGCAAGGAGAGCGTTGCCAATATCATTCAGCATTTCGTGCGATTGGATGGCAGCAGTAAGGAGCCGCTGGATAAGCGAACCTTGTTTTTTCCGCGTTATCACCAACTGGATGTGGTGCGCAAACTGGTAGCGCATGCCAGTCAAAACGGCGTGGGGCAAACCTATTTGATACAACACTCGGCGGGATCGGGTAAATCCAATTCCATCACCTGGGCGGCGTATCAATTGATCGAAGCCTATCCGGCCAGTCTGGATACGCCGGGTGCGGTTGACTTGGAAAAGCCATTGTTCGATTCGGTAATTGTCGTCACCGACCGCCGCTTACTGGATAAGCAACTGCGCGAAAACATCAAGGATTTTTCCGAAGTCAAAAACATCGTCGCCCCGGCGTTCAAGTCTTCCGAGCTGAAAAGCGCCTTGGAGCAAGGCAAGAAAATCATCATTACCACCATCCAGAAATTCCCTTTTATCATCGACGGCATCGCCGATCTGAGTGACAAACGCTTTGCGGTGATCATCGACGAGGCCCATAGCTCGCAGAGTGGTTCCGCGCATGACAATATGAACCGGGCGATGGGCAAAAGCGAGCAGGCTGATGAAGAGCTGGATGTGCAGGACAAAATTCTGCAAGCCATGCAATCGCGAAAAATGCGTGGCAATGCCTCGTATTTAGCCTTTACCGCGACGCCAAAAAACACCACCTTGGAAAAGTTCGGCGTTAAACAAGCGGATGGCAGTTTCGAGCCGTTTCATTTGTATTCCATGAAACAGGCGATCGAGGAAGGCTTTATCCTGGATGTGCTGGCCAATTACACCACGTATAAAAGCTATTACGAGATCCAGAAATCCATCACGGATAATCCGCTGTTCGACAGTGCCAAGGCACAGAAAAAGCTGCGCGCCTATGTCGAGCGCCACCAGCAGACCATTGCCGTGAAAGCGGAAATCATGCTCGACCATTTCATTCCGCAGGTGGTCAACAGCAAAAAACTCAAAGGCAAAGCCAAGGGCATGGTGATTACCCAGAACATCGAAGCGGCCATTCGTTATTACCGGGCGATTAGCCAGTTATTGAAGGACCGCGGCAATCCGTTCAAGGTAGCCATTGCCTTTTCCGGCACTAAAGAAGTGGATGGCATCGAGTACAGCGAAGCGCAGATTAATGGTTTTGCCGAAAATGAAACCCGCGATTATTTCGATCAAGACGAGTACCGCTTGTTGATCGTCGCTAACAAATACTTGACCGGATTCGATCAGCCCAAGCTCAGTGCGATGTATGTCGATAAGAAGCTGCAAGGTGTGCTGGCGGTGCAAGCCTTGTCGCGATTGAACCGAGCAGCACCCAAGTGGGGTAAGAAAACCGAAGATTTGTTCATCCTGGATTTCTTTAATTCGGTAGACGATATTAAAACGGCCTTCGATCCTTTCTATACAGCCACGCGCTTGTCGGAAGCCACGGATGTCAATGTATTGCATGAGTTAAAAGATGCGCTGGACGAGGTGGCGGTGTATGAGTGGTTTGAGGTTGAGCAGTTTGTCGAACTGTATTTTAGTAATGCCGATGCCCAGCAGCTAAGCCCTCTGATCGATACGGCGGCAGACCGATTCAATCAGGAATTGGCGCTTGATGAACTGGCTAAAGCCGACTTCAAGATCAAAGCTAAGCAGTTTGTCAAAATTTATGGGCAAATGGCGTCTATCATCCCGTATGAAATTGTTGTTTGGGAAAAACTGTTCTGGTTCCTGAAGTTTCTAATCCCCAAGCTGATCGTGAAAGACCCCAATGCGGATCAGATTGATGAATTGCTGGAGTCAGTGGATTTGTCATCTTATGGTTTGGAACGGGTCAAACTCAATCACAGTATTGGTCTGGATGCCAGCGAAACCGAGCTGGAGCCGCAAAACCCCAATCTGCGGGGAACGCATGGCAGTGGTGAGGAACACGATCCTCTGGATGAAATCATCCGCAGTTTTAACGAACGCTGGTTTCAGGGTTGGGGCGCAACGCCGGAAGAGCAACGCATCAAGTTCATCAACATCGCCGACGGTATCAAAGCGCATCCTGATTTCCAGGAAAAATATCAAAACAACCCCGACGTGCATACCCGAATCTTGGCGTTCGAAAAAATCTTTGAAGACGTGATACTCAAGAATCGCCGTAATGAACTAGAGCTATATAAGCTGCTTGCCAACGATCCAGCATTTAAAGCCGCTATGCAGCAGAGTTTGCGGCAAATGGTGGCTTGA
- a CDS encoding class I SAM-dependent DNA methyltransferase, with product MNHAAHNKLVSFIWSIADDCLRDVYVRGKYRDVILPMVVLRRLDALLEPSKDKVMEELAFQKNEMGLTELDDNGLKEASGYVFYNTSKWTLTQLLKTATNNQQILLANVEDYLNGYSSNVKEIIDKFNLKTQVRHMAGKDVLLGVLEKFTSPYINLTPYDKEDPDGNRLPVLSNLGMGYVFEELIRKFNEENNEEAGEHFTPREVIELMTHLIFDPVKDQLPPVMTIYDPACGSGGMLTESQNFIKDEEGAIRATGDVYLYGKEINDETYAICKSDMMIKGNNPANIRVGSTLSTDEFAGTRFDFMLSNPPYGKSWASEQKYIKDGGDVIDARFRVTLNDYWGRPEALDATPRSSDGQLLFLMEMVSKMKPLDKSAGSNKGGSRIASVHNGSSLFTGDAGSGESNIRRHIIENDLLEAIIQLPNNLFYNTGITTYIWLLSNHKAPERKGKVQLIDASQLYRKLRKNLGNKNCEFAPEHIQTIAETYLNLATQERQTDEAGIAARVFDNSDFGYYKVNIERPDRRKAQFSQERIETLRFDKALNQPMQWIYQQWGDAVYQPGCLEQHEKTILAWCEDNELGLNAKNRSKLLSLDTWLKQQNLMQTAQALMAAIGTDQSSDFNQFKVSVDAILKAQAIKLTASDKNAILNAVSWYDETAEKVIAQTFKLNGDMLEKILQRLDCSEDELPDFGVYPAGKKGEYLSYEANADLRDSESVPLNDQIHRYFRAEVKPHVAEAWINLDSVKIGYEISFNKYFYRHKPLRTMNDVAQDIIALEKQAEGLIADILGIDVNLL from the coding sequence ATGAATCACGCAGCACACAATAAACTCGTTTCATTTATCTGGTCGATCGCCGACGATTGTCTGCGCGATGTCTACGTCCGCGGCAAATACCGCGATGTCATCCTGCCGATGGTAGTATTGCGCCGCCTGGATGCGCTGTTAGAGCCCAGTAAAGACAAAGTCATGGAAGAGTTGGCGTTCCAGAAAAACGAGATGGGCCTGACCGAACTCGACGATAACGGCCTGAAAGAAGCCTCCGGCTATGTGTTTTACAACACCAGCAAATGGACGCTCACCCAATTATTAAAGACCGCCACCAACAATCAGCAAATCCTGCTGGCGAATGTCGAAGACTACTTGAACGGCTACAGCAGCAACGTCAAGGAAATCATCGACAAATTCAATCTCAAAACCCAAGTTCGGCACATGGCCGGCAAGGATGTTTTGCTCGGCGTCCTGGAAAAGTTTACCTCGCCCTACATCAACCTCACACCGTACGATAAGGAAGATCCTGATGGCAACCGGCTGCCAGTCCTTAGCAATCTGGGCATGGGTTATGTCTTTGAAGAGCTGATCCGAAAATTCAACGAAGAAAATAACGAAGAGGCCGGTGAACACTTCACGCCCCGCGAAGTGATCGAGTTGATGACCCATCTAATCTTCGATCCGGTAAAAGATCAACTCCCTCCAGTCATGACCATCTATGATCCGGCCTGCGGTTCCGGCGGCATGCTCACTGAGTCGCAAAACTTCATCAAGGACGAAGAGGGCGCTATTCGCGCGACTGGCGATGTCTATTTGTACGGCAAGGAGATCAACGACGAAACCTACGCCATCTGCAAATCCGACATGATGATCAAGGGCAACAACCCGGCCAACATCCGCGTCGGCTCCACGCTGTCCACGGATGAATTTGCCGGCACCCGCTTTGATTTCATGCTCTCCAATCCGCCTTATGGCAAAAGCTGGGCCAGCGAGCAGAAATACATCAAAGACGGTGGCGATGTGATCGATGCCCGGTTTCGGGTGACGTTAAACGACTATTGGGGCAGGCCGGAAGCGCTAGATGCCACGCCGCGTTCCAGCGACGGCCAGTTGCTGTTTCTGATGGAAATGGTCAGCAAAATGAAGCCGCTGGATAAAAGCGCTGGTTCAAATAAAGGTGGTTCGCGCATCGCTTCCGTGCATAACGGCTCCAGCTTATTCACTGGCGATGCCGGTAGCGGCGAAAGCAATATTCGCCGCCACATCATCGAAAACGATTTGCTGGAAGCCATTATTCAATTGCCCAACAACCTGTTTTACAACACCGGCATCACCACTTATATCTGGTTGCTATCCAATCACAAGGCGCCCGAACGTAAAGGCAAAGTACAACTGATTGACGCCAGCCAGCTTTACCGCAAACTGCGCAAAAATCTTGGCAATAAAAACTGCGAATTCGCTCCGGAACATATCCAGACCATCGCCGAAACCTATTTAAACTTGGCCACTCAAGAGCGTCAAACTGATGAAGCGGGTATCGCCGCTCGGGTCTTCGACAACAGCGATTTCGGCTACTACAAGGTCAATATCGAACGCCCGGACCGCCGCAAGGCTCAATTTAGCCAGGAACGGATTGAAACCTTACGTTTCGACAAGGCGTTAAATCAGCCGATGCAATGGATTTACCAGCAATGGGGCGATGCCGTCTATCAACCCGGCTGCCTGGAACAACACGAAAAAACCATTCTGGCCTGGTGCGAAGATAACGAACTGGGTCTCAACGCCAAAAATCGCAGCAAATTGCTCAGCCTGGATACCTGGCTGAAACAACAAAACCTGATGCAGACAGCGCAAGCCTTGATGGCGGCTATCGGTACCGACCAATCGAGCGATTTTAACCAATTCAAGGTTTCCGTCGACGCCATACTCAAGGCGCAAGCGATCAAGCTGACCGCCAGCGACAAAAACGCTATCCTCAACGCCGTCAGTTGGTATGACGAAACCGCCGAGAAAGTCATCGCGCAAACCTTCAAACTCAATGGCGATATGCTTGAAAAAATCTTGCAACGCCTGGATTGCAGCGAAGATGAGCTACCCGATTTTGGCGTTTACCCCGCCGGCAAAAAAGGCGAATACCTCAGCTACGAAGCCAACGCCGATTTGCGCGACAGCGAATCGGTGCCATTGAACGACCAGATTCACCGCTACTTCCGAGCCGAAGTGAAACCGCACGTCGCAGAAGCTTGGATTAACCTGGATTCGGTCAAAATCGGTTACGAAATCAGCTTTAACAAATATTTCTATCGGCACAAACCGCTGCGTACTATGAATGACGTGGCTCAGGACATCATCGCCCTGGAAAAGCAGGCCGAAGGCTTGATTGCCGATATTCTGGGCATTGACGTAAACCTGCTATAG
- a CDS encoding HU family DNA-binding protein, whose protein sequence is MNKSELIDVIASYANLTKADAGRALDGITQSIQAALKAGDSVALVGFGTFEVKERAERAGRNPQTGEAITIAAAKLPSFKAGKGLKDAVQ, encoded by the coding sequence ATGAACAAATCTGAACTTATCGACGTCATCGCTAGCTACGCCAATTTGACCAAAGCCGACGCCGGCCGTGCATTGGATGGCATCACTCAATCCATCCAAGCTGCTTTAAAAGCTGGCGATTCCGTGGCACTGGTGGGTTTTGGTACTTTTGAAGTGAAAGAACGCGCCGAACGCGCTGGACGTAATCCGCAAACCGGTGAAGCGATTACGATTGCCGCCGCTAAACTGCCATCGTTTAAAGCCGGCAAAGGTCTGAAAGACGCGGTTCAGTAA
- a CDS encoding Fic family protein: MSALAALLEQAEALLSQLQQYRDWDSRSVDKATDIEYTYDSNRIEGNTLTLRETDLVINKGLTIGGKPLVEHLEAINHYEAVELIREMASHDACFSRHDLLTLHALVLRGIDKQYAGRFRDIPVMISGSRHTPPQPWLLEEQMTGYFEFYAQNRQSLHPIVLAAELHEQLVTIHPFVDGNGRTARLVMNLILLQHGYPIAIIHGDTESRLAYYDALEQCNLGQDKQPFHGLIAEKVIEAVQRRLALLQKKE, from the coding sequence ATGAGCGCTTTGGCCGCCTTGCTCGAACAAGCCGAGGCCTTGCTGAGCCAATTGCAGCAATACCGCGATTGGGATAGCCGCAGCGTGGACAAGGCCACCGACATCGAATACACCTACGACAGCAACCGTATCGAAGGCAACACGCTAACCTTGCGCGAAACCGATCTGGTGATCAACAAGGGACTGACGATAGGAGGCAAGCCGCTGGTCGAGCATTTGGAGGCGATCAACCATTACGAGGCAGTGGAACTGATTCGCGAGATGGCCAGCCACGATGCCTGCTTCAGTCGGCACGACTTGTTGACCTTGCATGCCTTGGTCTTGCGCGGTATCGATAAACAGTATGCCGGTCGGTTTCGGGATATTCCGGTGATGATCAGCGGTAGCAGGCATACCCCGCCGCAACCCTGGCTACTGGAAGAGCAAATGACCGGGTATTTTGAGTTCTATGCGCAAAACCGGCAAAGCCTGCATCCGATTGTACTGGCCGCCGAACTGCATGAACAACTGGTGACGATTCACCCGTTTGTGGATGGCAATGGCCGCACCGCCCGCTTGGTCATGAATCTGATTTTGCTGCAACACGGCTACCCCATAGCCATTATTCACGGTGACACCGAATCCCGGCTGGCTTATTACGATGCCTTGGAGCAATGTAACTTGGGGCAGGATAAACAGCCTTTTCATGGTTTGATTGCCGAGAAGGTCATCGAAGCCGTGCAGCGCCGATTAGCGCTACTTCAAAAAAAGGAGTAA